Proteins found in one Fundidesulfovibrio terrae genomic segment:
- a CDS encoding sugar transferase, producing the protein MHIPSLWERFKVYRTWDLAAVCLAMMASFWLAGSIHLIDRPDTIRAALDYRVRVGSVILVAGSLVMWRVLFWGFGLYDPWRRGKWRIKAQRLVGACLTGVVIMGCMGVVTGRPVDPGYLLVLWPATFFLVAAERFLISRIMSRDWRFGSFTPQVILVGSGPRMAEFLAEHREKRETGQIDVLGFVDDDWAGSSALQELGIRRLGAIASLPKLLDGRVVDSLVVGLPVRKFYEETEWIIDLAATRGVDIKLMLATDRLRSKRFWLEGEGAQLLSLGLAGMSGFEGFLKRLLDVCGALAAMLVLSPLFFAAALSVKLSTPGPVIFSQWRAGLGMRPFRMLKFRSMVADAEARLKDVAALNYETGPAFKIKDDPRVTRVGAFLRKYSIDELPQFFNVLRGEMSLVGPRPLFAYEIERIDDPSVKRRFSVKPGITGLWQIGDRGRVTFDERLRQDLDYIDNWSIWLDIKILLKTPFAVFRAKTS; encoded by the coding sequence ATGCACATCCCGAGCCTCTGGGAGCGCTTCAAAGTCTACCGAACGTGGGACCTCGCCGCGGTCTGTCTGGCCATGATGGCCAGCTTCTGGCTGGCCGGGTCCATCCATCTTATCGACCGGCCCGACACCATACGGGCCGCGCTGGACTATCGCGTGCGCGTGGGCAGCGTGATCCTGGTGGCGGGCTCGCTGGTCATGTGGCGGGTGCTTTTCTGGGGCTTCGGCCTTTACGACCCGTGGCGGCGCGGCAAATGGCGCATCAAGGCCCAGCGGCTCGTGGGAGCTTGCCTTACGGGCGTGGTCATCATGGGGTGCATGGGGGTGGTCACCGGACGTCCCGTGGACCCCGGCTATCTTCTGGTGCTGTGGCCCGCGACCTTCTTCCTGGTGGCGGCGGAGCGCTTCCTGATCAGCCGGATCATGAGCCGTGACTGGCGGTTCGGCTCCTTCACCCCTCAGGTCATCCTGGTGGGCTCGGGGCCGCGCATGGCCGAGTTCCTCGCGGAGCACCGCGAGAAGCGCGAGACCGGGCAGATAGACGTCCTGGGCTTCGTGGACGACGACTGGGCCGGCTCCTCGGCCCTGCAGGAGCTCGGCATCCGCAGGCTCGGGGCCATCGCCAGCCTGCCCAAGCTCCTGGATGGCAGGGTGGTCGATTCACTGGTGGTGGGGCTGCCGGTGCGCAAGTTCTACGAAGAGACCGAATGGATCATCGACCTCGCGGCCACCCGGGGCGTGGACATCAAGCTCATGCTGGCCACGGACCGGCTGCGCTCCAAGCGCTTCTGGCTGGAGGGGGAGGGAGCCCAGCTTTTGTCCCTGGGCCTTGCCGGAATGAGCGGTTTCGAGGGCTTCCTCAAGCGCCTGCTGGACGTGTGCGGGGCCCTGGCCGCCATGCTGGTCCTGTCGCCGCTCTTTTTCGCGGCCGCCCTGTCGGTCAAGCTGTCCACCCCGGGTCCGGTGATCTTTTCCCAGTGGCGCGCGGGGCTCGGCATGCGCCCCTTCCGGATGCTCAAGTTCCGCTCCATGGTGGCCGACGCCGAGGCGCGCCTCAAGGACGTGGCAGCGCTCAACTACGAGACCGGGCCTGCCTTCAAGATCAAGGACGATCCGCGCGTCACCCGCGTGGGCGCGTTCCTGCGCAAGTACAGCATCGACGAGCTGCCGCAGTTCTTCAACGTCCTGCGCGGGGAGATGAGCCTGGTCGGGCCGCGCCCGCTCTTCGCCTACGAGATCGAGCGCATCGACGATCCGTCCGTGAAGCGCCGCTTCTCCGTGAAGCCCGGCATCACCGGGCTGTGGCAGATCGGAGACCGTGGCCGGGTCACTTTCGACGAGCGCCTCCGCCAGGACCTGGACTACATCGACAACTGGAGCATCTGGCTGGACATCAAGATCCTTTTGAAAACACCCTTCGCGGTGTTCAGGGCGAAGACGAGCTGA
- a CDS encoding GumC family protein — protein MNFTSIGSPITHSVLGSKVAPKTMRDVYHVLFRHQANVLLFFFSVLLAVVTGTFLAPRIYKSDAEILIKLGRQSAVIDPTVAASGQVVSVQQNRETEVNSEMIILQSQEMAERVVTSVGADRILEKDDEPVKPMAGDALLRATIRERDQAVRTVMQSVKIEALPRSNIIALSYESQDPKLSQQVLNTLIEAYQDKHISAHWTPGSYEFFLQQTEQVRQALLRTENQLLELKNRLGISSVEDQQRTLRDQYSYLRQQVEGTDSSVAASKAKVDSVRAQLAKFPETMTREVQKNVANQAYDYMRQDLFRLQLKQQEILSIYKPDTAQAKEIARQVAEAEKMLKEQASNRTQTVVGTNPIFMELTSSLVAEETVHSALVAKRTVLGTQMDKLMNDFRDLNEFEYSVKNLEREKDVLSANYSKYKNSLEEARIDEALKTQRISSISIVQEPSLPVRHVKPRMLRNLAAGLVLAVIGSLALAFILEYLDHTVNRPEDVEYSIMLPVLLDVPARFFKAESCEAPGAPPGEGGGAGRMFRDAAVKLGTSIKEQFAGKPEPPRTPESRAYARVHTERFYDNMWDRLFLKRSELSKPPRSIAVTASYDGEGVSTVAANLAISLAKNSREKVLLIDANLGSPCMQEVFCTLGDSHGLSDLIAGRTDYVEPVAQPDYPRLWLLPAGGALTGDDACIDPRYMEAVVGKYRDGFGYIVIDCPAVWRSNVPTRIATVADGVILVVEAERVRVQIVERTKERLEEVNARILGVVLNKRRFYIPSWLYRQI, from the coding sequence ATGAACTTCACCTCCATAGGCTCTCCCATCACGCACTCGGTCCTGGGGTCGAAAGTGGCGCCCAAGACCATGCGCGACGTCTATCACGTGCTCTTCCGGCACCAGGCCAACGTGCTGCTGTTCTTCTTTTCCGTGCTTCTGGCCGTGGTGACGGGCACGTTCCTGGCCCCCCGGATATACAAGTCCGACGCGGAGATCCTCATCAAGCTCGGCCGCCAGTCGGCGGTCATCGACCCCACCGTGGCCGCGTCGGGGCAGGTGGTGAGCGTCCAGCAGAACCGCGAGACAGAGGTCAACTCCGAGATGATCATCCTGCAGAGCCAGGAGATGGCCGAGCGGGTGGTCACGTCCGTGGGGGCGGACCGCATCCTCGAAAAGGATGACGAGCCGGTAAAACCCATGGCCGGGGACGCCCTGCTGCGCGCGACCATACGCGAACGCGACCAGGCCGTGCGCACAGTCATGCAGTCCGTCAAGATCGAGGCCCTGCCGCGCTCCAACATCATCGCGCTGTCCTACGAATCCCAGGACCCGAAGCTGTCGCAGCAGGTGCTCAACACCCTGATCGAGGCGTACCAGGACAAGCACATTTCCGCGCACTGGACTCCCGGCTCCTACGAATTCTTCCTGCAGCAGACCGAGCAGGTGCGACAGGCCCTGCTCAGGACGGAGAACCAGCTGCTGGAGCTCAAGAATCGCCTGGGCATCTCCTCGGTGGAAGACCAGCAGCGCACCCTGCGCGACCAATACTCCTACCTGCGCCAACAAGTGGAGGGCACCGACTCGAGCGTTGCCGCCTCCAAGGCCAAGGTGGACTCGGTGCGCGCGCAGCTGGCCAAATTCCCCGAGACCATGACCCGCGAGGTGCAGAAGAACGTGGCCAACCAGGCCTACGACTACATGCGCCAGGACCTCTTCCGGCTCCAGCTGAAGCAGCAGGAGATTCTCTCCATCTACAAGCCCGACACCGCCCAGGCCAAGGAGATCGCCCGCCAGGTGGCCGAGGCCGAGAAGATGCTCAAGGAGCAGGCCAGCAACCGTACCCAGACCGTGGTGGGCACCAACCCCATCTTCATGGAGCTCACAAGCTCCCTGGTGGCCGAGGAGACCGTCCATTCCGCGCTCGTGGCCAAGCGCACCGTGCTCGGCACGCAGATGGACAAGCTCATGAACGATTTCCGCGACCTGAACGAGTTCGAGTATTCCGTGAAGAATCTCGAACGCGAAAAGGACGTCCTCTCCGCCAACTACTCGAAGTACAAGAACAGTCTGGAGGAGGCCCGCATCGACGAGGCCCTCAAGACCCAGCGCATTTCGAGCATCAGCATCGTGCAGGAGCCTTCCCTTCCCGTGCGCCACGTCAAGCCCAGGATGCTGCGCAATCTGGCCGCCGGCCTGGTGCTGGCCGTCATCGGCTCGCTGGCCCTGGCCTTCATCCTGGAATATCTGGACCACACCGTGAACCGGCCCGAGGATGTGGAATACTCCATCATGTTGCCGGTGCTGCTGGACGTGCCCGCCAGGTTCTTCAAGGCCGAATCCTGCGAGGCGCCGGGGGCACCGCCCGGAGAAGGGGGCGGGGCTGGGAGAATGTTCCGTGACGCGGCGGTGAAGCTCGGGACCAGCATCAAGGAGCAGTTCGCGGGCAAGCCAGAGCCTCCCAGGACTCCGGAGTCCCGCGCCTACGCCCGGGTTCATACCGAGCGTTTCTACGACAACATGTGGGACAGACTGTTTCTGAAGCGCTCCGAGCTCTCCAAGCCTCCCCGCAGCATCGCCGTCACCGCAAGCTACGACGGCGAGGGCGTGAGCACCGTGGCCGCCAACTTGGCCATTTCCCTGGCCAAGAACAGCCGCGAGAAGGTGCTCCTGATCGACGCCAACCTGGGGAGCCCGTGCATGCAGGAGGTCTTCTGCACCCTGGGCGATTCCCACGGCCTTTCCGATCTGATCGCCGGGCGCACCGACTATGTGGAGCCGGTGGCCCAACCCGACTATCCCCGCCTGTGGCTCTTGCCCGCGGGCGGGGCGCTCACCGGCGACGACGCCTGCATCGACCCCCGGTACATGGAAGCCGTGGTGGGCAAATACCGCGACGGCTTCGGCTACATCGTCATCGACTGTCCGGCCGTATGGCGCTCCAACGTCCCCACCCGCATCGCCACGGTGGCGGATGGCGTGATCCTGGTGGTGGAAGCCGAGCGGGTGCGCGTGCAGATCGTCGAGCGCACCAAGGAGCGGCTGGAAGAGGTCAACGCCCGCATTCTGGGGGTCGTGCTCAACAAGCGCCGGTTCTACATACCAAGCTGGCTCTACCGCCAGATATGA
- a CDS encoding polysaccharide biosynthesis/export family protein yields the protein MNVWHMTPLRAAALILTVVLCVAGCAKPAKKSSEMALEPVDPVTIAAGDVLEFRFTYATQFNDSQAVRSDGKIDLPMVGEVQAEGKSLAQLRRELSEMYSGKLNYPDLTVIMRSQSNLQVYVGGEVRSPGLIRVRNRMTALEAVMRAGGQDPKTAAMSSIIVVRHKGDERYGCKVDLTDELDGKAGKVFWLQPGDIVWVPRTVITQVNDFVEQYINKMVPRTGMAASITDSGAGPVVKSLGVQTNF from the coding sequence ATGAATGTCTGGCACATGACTCCGCTACGGGCGGCCGCATTGATCCTGACGGTCGTCCTGTGCGTGGCCGGGTGCGCCAAACCGGCCAAGAAATCGTCCGAGATGGCCTTGGAGCCGGTCGATCCAGTGACGATCGCCGCGGGCGACGTGCTGGAGTTCCGCTTCACCTACGCCACGCAGTTCAACGATTCCCAGGCCGTTCGCTCCGACGGCAAGATCGACCTGCCCATGGTCGGCGAGGTGCAGGCCGAGGGCAAGAGCCTGGCCCAGCTGCGCCGCGAGCTGTCCGAGATGTACTCGGGCAAGCTCAATTATCCCGACCTCACGGTGATCATGCGCTCCCAGTCCAACCTGCAGGTCTACGTAGGCGGAGAGGTGCGCTCCCCCGGGCTCATACGGGTGCGAAACCGCATGACCGCCCTGGAGGCCGTGATGCGCGCGGGCGGGCAGGACCCCAAGACGGCGGCTATGTCCAGCATCATCGTGGTGCGCCACAAGGGCGACGAGCGCTACGGCTGCAAGGTGGATCTCACCGACGAGCTCGACGGCAAGGCGGGCAAGGTGTTCTGGCTGCAGCCCGGGGACATCGTCTGGGTGCCCAGGACCGTCATCACCCAGGTCAACGACTTCGTCGAGCAGTACATCAACAAGATGGTTCCCCGGACCGGCATGGCCGCCTCGATCACCGACTCCGGAGCCGGGCCGGTGGTCAAGTCCCTTGGCGTGCAGACCAATTTCTAG
- a CDS encoding glycosyltransferase family 2 protein — protein sequence MPKDLTVAIVSYNCREVLLGCLDSLERSVQDVSYEVHLVDNASTDSTVEAVRARHPLVRLTASPENLGFSKANNLALREADTPFVLLLNPDTVVGDHCFDHSIGFLNAHPRAGMVSCRLVTGDGSLDLACRRSFPSAWDGFCRASGLSRWFPKSPLLARYNLTYLDEGHPARVDAVNGAYMMVTRKALDRVGLLDEDYFMYMEDMDWCWRFARAGFEVHYNPGCTVVHLKGQSSRAQSTRMIHAFYDSMELFCVKNTHPEHGLARTLTLAGIRAWKWLTLVRNALRANKRVRP from the coding sequence GTGCCTAAAGACCTGACCGTCGCCATCGTCAGCTACAACTGCCGCGAAGTCCTGCTGGGATGCCTGGATTCCCTTGAGCGCAGCGTCCAGGACGTCTCCTATGAGGTCCATCTGGTGGACAATGCCTCCACGGACTCGACGGTGGAGGCTGTGCGCGCCCGCCATCCCTTGGTGCGGCTCACGGCCAGCCCGGAAAATCTGGGATTCTCCAAGGCCAACAACCTGGCCCTGCGCGAGGCGGACACTCCCTTCGTGCTGCTCCTCAACCCGGATACGGTGGTGGGCGACCACTGCTTCGACCATTCCATCGGCTTTCTGAACGCGCATCCCCGCGCGGGCATGGTCAGTTGCCGCCTGGTGACCGGGGACGGCTCCCTGGACTTGGCCTGCCGCCGCAGTTTCCCCTCGGCCTGGGACGGATTCTGCCGCGCCTCCGGGCTTTCCCGGTGGTTCCCCAAAAGCCCGCTGCTGGCCCGCTACAACCTCACGTATCTGGACGAGGGGCATCCCGCCCGGGTGGACGCGGTCAACGGGGCCTACATGATGGTCACACGCAAGGCCCTCGATCGCGTGGGGCTTTTGGACGAGGACTACTTCATGTACATGGAGGACATGGACTGGTGCTGGCGGTTCGCCCGGGCTGGCTTCGAGGTCCATTACAACCCGGGGTGCACGGTGGTGCACCTCAAGGGACAGAGTTCGCGCGCCCAGAGCACCCGGATGATCCATGCCTTTTACGATTCCATGGAACTCTTCTGCGTCAAGAACACCCATCCTGAACACGGCTTGGCGCGCACGCTCACCCTGGCCGGGATCCGGGCCTGGAAATGGCTCACGCTTGTCCGCAACGCCCTGCGCGCGAACAAGCGGGTGAGGCCCTGA
- the murJ gene encoding murein biosynthesis integral membrane protein MurJ, producing MNSRAKTPDNSMDHKSINTSFFRTSLFVVSINILSKVLGVAREALVAGSFGAREATDAFFTAWRLPDVLFNSLLGVLIANTFIPVYYELTQKHGEEAARRFARAASGAVLAVLAVLGAAYALFAPAIMEFLAPGLDPQAHQLATRMARMLAPVVLAGGITGLFRSLLHAHRQFIAPAFLPVVQNVCVIVMLLTLTGTYGVEVMAQALLLSSVLQALMLLVPLRRDGAVPAPAVDVSDPGLKRMGALMLPSLATFALGNVVPLVEVHLASEVSTGAISYLSYAYRLFSLPEQIFVLALSAMLFPFLARDASLGDNGAMAGKLAAGMRLSLYLMLPLGMFLVVYSHEFVRVFLGWGSFDDAAVAGTGLTLAAYSGGLFAVCARNLLVDACFALKTPGLILKAAAAMIPVNVALDVWLAKTLGTPGLSLGFSLTAVLHCAMLYLALRARLEGLDQRALLAAFGRATLAGLAMAAACWWLRPAIVGIIDGRGFASRLAALVLAGSVALAVYVGVQALLRCPEQGLIAAAVRRRGKP from the coding sequence TTGAACAGCCGCGCCAAGACGCCGGACAACTCCATGGACCATAAAAGCATCAATACGTCTTTCTTCCGCACTTCGCTGTTCGTGGTATCCATAAACATCCTGAGCAAGGTGCTCGGCGTGGCCAGGGAGGCTTTGGTCGCGGGCAGCTTCGGCGCGCGCGAGGCCACCGACGCCTTCTTCACCGCCTGGAGGCTTCCCGACGTTCTGTTCAACAGCCTGCTCGGCGTGCTCATCGCCAACACCTTCATCCCCGTCTATTACGAACTCACCCAGAAGCACGGCGAAGAGGCCGCCCGGCGATTCGCCCGCGCCGCCTCGGGAGCGGTGCTTGCCGTGCTTGCCGTGCTGGGGGCGGCCTACGCCCTCTTCGCCCCGGCCATCATGGAATTTCTCGCCCCGGGCCTCGACCCGCAGGCCCACCAGCTGGCCACCAGAATGGCCCGGATGCTCGCGCCCGTGGTGCTGGCCGGAGGGATCACCGGCCTGTTCCGGAGCCTCCTGCACGCGCACCGGCAGTTCATCGCCCCGGCGTTTCTCCCTGTGGTGCAGAACGTCTGCGTCATCGTCATGCTCCTTACCCTGACCGGCACCTACGGCGTGGAGGTCATGGCCCAGGCACTGCTCCTCTCCTCGGTCCTCCAGGCGCTCATGCTGCTCGTCCCCCTGAGGCGCGACGGAGCGGTCCCGGCCCCGGCCGTGGACGTATCCGATCCGGGCCTCAAGCGCATGGGGGCGCTCATGCTTCCCTCGCTGGCCACCTTCGCCCTGGGCAACGTGGTGCCCCTGGTGGAGGTGCACCTGGCCTCGGAGGTCTCCACCGGGGCCATCTCCTACCTGAGCTACGCCTACCGGCTGTTCTCCCTGCCCGAACAGATCTTTGTCCTGGCCCTCTCCGCCATGCTCTTCCCCTTCCTGGCCCGCGACGCCAGCCTCGGCGACAACGGGGCCATGGCCGGCAAGCTGGCGGCCGGGATGCGCCTGAGCCTCTACCTGATGCTGCCGCTGGGGATGTTCCTCGTCGTGTACAGCCACGAATTCGTCCGGGTGTTCCTGGGCTGGGGCTCCTTCGACGATGCCGCCGTAGCCGGGACCGGACTCACCCTGGCTGCCTACTCGGGCGGGCTCTTCGCCGTGTGCGCGCGCAACCTCCTGGTGGACGCCTGCTTCGCCCTCAAGACTCCGGGCCTGATCCTCAAGGCGGCCGCAGCCATGATCCCCGTCAACGTGGCCCTGGACGTATGGCTCGCAAAAACGCTCGGCACGCCGGGACTGAGCCTGGGCTTCTCCCTCACCGCCGTACTGCACTGCGCCATGCTGTACCTGGCCTTGCGCGCAAGGCTCGAAGGCCTGGACCAGCGGGCGCTGCTGGCCGCGTTCGGCCGGGCCACGCTGGCTGGCCTGGCCATGGCGGCGGCCTGTTGGTGGCTCAGGCCCGCAATCGTCGGGATCATCGACGGGCGCGGCTTCGCAAGCAGGCTCGCCGCCCTGGTCCTGGCCGGATCCGTCGCGTTGGCCGTCTACGTGGGCGTCCAGGCGCTCCTGCGCTGCCCCGAGCAGGGGCTCATCGCGGCAGCCGTGCGCCGCAGAGGGAAGCCATGA
- a CDS encoding deoxyribonuclease IV, producing MNSNKRLLGAHESVSGGLHTAFERIIKVGGTALQIFTRNQRQWEAAPVSAEEADAFARAWEQWGGYPVASHASYLLNIASPDEAARRRSAGALAEELERCRALSIPWVVLHPGSRTGAGLEESLERAARTLDLALEKGGDGPMILLENTAGQGTGLGADLEELAGIIARSKHPCRLGLCLDTCHAFAAGYDVATRQGLDAALALLDPERLKLVHVNDSKGGLGSRLDRHEHIGEGAIGLEGFRVVMNHPALIGLPMVLETHKEKELLEDVKNLKALQKLIGKSPV from the coding sequence ATGAACAGTAATAAACGACTCCTTGGGGCTCATGAATCCGTCTCGGGCGGCCTCCATACGGCCTTCGAGCGCATCATCAAGGTAGGCGGCACGGCTTTGCAGATTTTCACGCGCAACCAGCGCCAGTGGGAGGCAGCCCCGGTGAGCGCCGAAGAAGCGGACGCCTTCGCCAGGGCCTGGGAACAGTGGGGTGGCTACCCGGTGGCCAGCCACGCCTCCTACCTGCTCAACATCGCCTCGCCGGACGAGGCGGCCAGACGGCGCTCGGCCGGGGCCCTGGCCGAGGAACTCGAGCGCTGCCGAGCGCTGTCCATCCCCTGGGTGGTGCTGCACCCGGGCTCGCGCACCGGAGCCGGGCTCGAGGAATCCCTGGAGCGGGCGGCCCGGACCCTCGACCTAGCCCTGGAAAAGGGCGGGGACGGCCCTATGATCCTCCTGGAGAACACCGCCGGACAGGGTACGGGACTGGGGGCCGACCTGGAGGAACTGGCCGGGATCATCGCCCGCTCGAAGCATCCCTGCCGCCTGGGACTGTGCCTGGACACCTGCCACGCCTTCGCGGCAGGATACGATGTGGCGACGCGCCAGGGCCTGGACGCGGCGCTTGCGCTTCTGGACCCGGAGAGGCTCAAGCTCGTGCACGTCAACGATTCCAAGGGAGGGCTCGGGTCCAGGCTCGACCGGCACGAGCACATCGGAGAGGGCGCCATCGGGCTGGAGGGCTTCCGGGTGGTCATGAACCATCCGGCGCTGATTGGGCTGCCCATGGTGCTTGAGACGCACAAGGAGAAGGAACTGCTGGAAGACGTGAAGAATCTGAAGGCGCTTCAAAAGCTGATCGGGAAATCGCCGGTCTAG
- a CDS encoding glycosyltransferase family 4 protein → MTNTAYVTLWYPKPSETFVVGEVAALRALGMPVKVYTLYGKLSKHISKDMEASCSPVERLGTVSVFRCLAALRWWWKNHPELFRRTAKTVLGRFWRDLEQTGENSWAFLTGCLLARHFQEEGITHIHAGWANGPATAAWTASLLTGIPFSFTGRAGDIYPPDGALEEKIAAAAFVRTDAAFNLEYLRQFTWEKRDDIHLVRNMLSWEVPEPGEVPMREPYRLLAIARFVKTKGLDVLLDACALLNERGVDFRLTLAGSGRIENALRAQAKRLGIEDKVDFPGFVLHRDVPDLIRAHDIFVMPSKIGSTGDRDGLPTVIMEALLGRIPVVATDVGGIREVIRDGETGLLIPQRNPEAIADAILKLGRDRGNALRMAENGKRIVIDFYDTARNARTFYKFISGEEPA, encoded by the coding sequence ATGACCAATACCGCATACGTAACTCTCTGGTACCCCAAGCCTTCGGAAACCTTCGTAGTCGGAGAAGTGGCCGCCCTGCGCGCCCTCGGCATGCCCGTGAAGGTCTACACTCTTTATGGCAAGCTTTCCAAGCACATCAGCAAGGACATGGAAGCCAGCTGCTCGCCCGTTGAGCGCCTGGGCACCGTGAGCGTCTTCCGCTGCCTGGCGGCGCTGCGCTGGTGGTGGAAGAACCATCCGGAACTCTTCAGGCGCACGGCCAAGACCGTGCTGGGCCGCTTCTGGCGCGATCTGGAGCAGACCGGCGAGAACTCCTGGGCCTTCCTCACCGGCTGCCTGCTGGCCCGGCATTTCCAGGAGGAAGGGATCACCCATATCCATGCGGGCTGGGCCAACGGCCCGGCCACGGCGGCCTGGACGGCCTCGCTGCTGACCGGCATCCCGTTCAGCTTCACCGGCCGCGCGGGCGACATCTACCCGCCCGACGGCGCCCTTGAGGAGAAGATCGCGGCGGCCGCCTTCGTGCGCACCGACGCGGCGTTCAACCTGGAATACCTGCGCCAGTTCACCTGGGAAAAGCGCGACGACATACACCTTGTGCGCAACATGCTCTCCTGGGAGGTGCCCGAGCCGGGCGAGGTCCCCATGCGCGAGCCATACAGGCTGCTGGCCATCGCGCGTTTCGTCAAGACCAAGGGGCTGGACGTGCTTCTGGACGCCTGCGCGCTGCTCAATGAGCGCGGGGTGGACTTCCGGCTGACCCTGGCCGGGTCCGGCCGCATCGAAAACGCCCTGCGCGCCCAGGCCAAGCGCCTGGGCATCGAGGACAAAGTCGATTTCCCGGGCTTCGTGCTGCACCGCGACGTCCCTGACCTGATCCGGGCCCACGATATCTTCGTGATGCCGAGCAAGATCGGCTCCACCGGTGACCGCGACGGCCTGCCCACGGTGATCATGGAGGCGCTTTTGGGGCGCATCCCGGTGGTGGCCACCGACGTCGGGGGCATCCGGGAGGTGATCCGCGACGGCGAGACCGGGCTTCTCATCCCGCAGCGCAACCCCGAAGCCATCGCGGACGCCATCCTGAAGCTCGGCCGCGACCGCGGGAACGCCCTGCGCATGGCCGAAAACGGCAAGCGGATCGTCATCGACTTCTACGACACCGCGCGCAACGCCCGGACCTTCTACAAGTTCATTAGCGGCGAAGAGCCCGCCTGA
- a CDS encoding glycosyltransferase family 4 protein encodes MSKIRVLHVLNHSPWYFRDPTRPMDAQSMTDDWHVRTATALHRAFPGRFALECWRPDWREPREKTVDVNGLACRIFPSRPAPLGKFSYETSLPMLRALWGKARRERFILHMHEVHSAFGVLAGLLPRNAIKTAHNHGTPPLGLRLAEGRPPAKRLALTAALPLENASLARYGHVFAISDRELSYLRGRRVPASKLTMGVDFQAFTPRDKALARQRLGLPAKAKIAFYIGRYFRLKGVDKILDAMDAVRSSLPEACLLMAGGFPQDELFEQVMARADRGMPRVPHADLPDYIAASDLCIINVAEPGLLGIGMAAVEAMAMDVPVLSSALGEFPGPAAERDRLGIWYRPGRDDLAQAVRQGLALEAGPCPREIARKYYDWPVIAAEIARVYEELWDARQ; translated from the coding sequence ATGAGCAAAATCCGCGTCCTGCACGTGCTCAACCATTCGCCCTGGTACTTCCGGGACCCGACCCGGCCCATGGACGCGCAGTCCATGACGGACGACTGGCATGTGCGCACCGCCACGGCCCTGCACCGCGCCTTCCCCGGCCGGTTCGCCCTGGAATGCTGGCGGCCGGACTGGCGCGAACCCCGGGAAAAGACCGTCGACGTGAACGGCCTCGCCTGCCGCATCTTCCCGTCCCGCCCCGCCCCGCTGGGAAAGTTCAGCTACGAAACGAGCCTGCCCATGCTCCGCGCCCTCTGGGGCAAGGCCCGGCGGGAACGCTTCATCCTGCACATGCACGAGGTGCACTCGGCCTTCGGCGTCCTGGCCGGACTGCTGCCGCGAAACGCCATCAAGACCGCTCACAACCACGGCACCCCGCCCCTGGGCCTGCGCCTGGCCGAGGGCCGCCCCCCCGCCAAGCGCCTGGCGCTCACGGCCGCGCTGCCCCTGGAGAACGCGTCCCTTGCCCGCTACGGCCACGTCTTCGCCATCTCCGACCGGGAGCTGTCCTACCTGCGCGGACGCCGCGTGCCCGCCTCCAAGCTCACCATGGGGGTGGACTTCCAAGCCTTCACCCCCCGGGACAAGGCCCTGGCCAGGCAACGCCTCGGATTGCCCGCCAAGGCCAAGATCGCCTTCTACATCGGGCGCTACTTCCGGCTCAAAGGCGTGGACAAGATCCTGGACGCCATGGACGCCGTGCGCTCCTCGCTCCCCGAGGCTTGTCTCCTGATGGCCGGGGGATTCCCCCAGGACGAACTTTTCGAACAGGTGATGGCCAGGGCCGACCGGGGGATGCCCCGCGTGCCCCACGCCGACCTGCCGGACTACATCGCTGCCAGCGACTTGTGCATCATCAACGTGGCCGAACCGGGGCTCCTGGGCATCGGCATGGCCGCCGTGGAGGCCATGGCCATGGACGTGCCCGTTCTCTCCAGCGCCCTGGGGGAATTCCCCGGACCGGCCGCCGAGCGCGACAGGCTGGGGATATGGTACCGCCCCGGCCGCGACGACCTGGCCCAGGCCGTACGGCAGGGGCTCGCCCTGGAAGCCGGCCCCTGCCCGCGCGAGATCGCCCGGAAATACTACGACTGGCCGGTCATCGCGGCGGAGATCGCCCGTGTTTACGAGGAGCTTTGGGACGCGAGGCAATGA